The Melanotaenia boesemani isolate fMelBoe1 chromosome 11, fMelBoe1.pri, whole genome shotgun sequence genome includes the window aaaaggcaATGTCTATtctcagatatttaaaaaactggTACTTCTTCAGTGGGTTGACCTTGGATGTGGAGGgaagtaaaaagtagttttttttgtgcCCCCACAGCACAATTCCTGAGCTTCCATAGTACTTAGCTCCTGAGAGTTTTAGGAAAAAGTCTAAATTAAATCACTGACTACCTGTTGACAGTAGATGCAGTAGCATCTGTCAGGTGAGCCACCAGGACAATAtctgtatatttaaaaagagCTGTTCGGTCTccatagaaaaatagaaataaaaagatagcACACAACCCTGAGGAAGATGTGTTGAAAATCAACTCTGATGCTAGAGAGATGTTGAGTCTTATTTATATGTAAgaattaatgtatttttatatatatctttttgttttccagcttgCCTTGATCATACACATGGCCCAGTGTGTTGGCATGGCTATAATCAAAACAAGTTAAACCCCAGATCACCTCCAACTACATGTGATTAAAAAGGGATCACTAAACCCAACTTTAGTTTTCAGAAAAGAGACGCTAAGTTAGTACAATTCACATGTCCCCGGCTGTGCCAATGACACATCTGACAGGGATCCGGAGGTCAAGGCACGGAGGTGTTACTTAACATCATCAGGCCAAGTTATTATTAGAACATCAACAATGCCTAGCCTGACACAAACTAAGTGATAAATATATCCTCTGGGGACTACAGAGGATTACAGTGAGCTTCTTACATTATTTTTTTGGAGACTtcaatttgttgttgttgctgataCAACACGGGTAATTTGATTTCACAATAAAGACAtaacatttaaaaggaaatggCATTTATAAATTCATCTGCAGCTAAACTTTACATTACCCACTGTGAATTGGCAGCATTTTCAATCTTTGGCATCTTTCTGCACCTTCTGATGATGCACTTGTAAATTTTCTACAAAACACCTCCGCTGTTTCCCGTAGGACCAACTCTGTCCAGGATCACACACACTGAAGCTCTGGCAGCATGTGCAGAAAAGACGACAGTGGGTTACTTAACTAAATGAGTGACAGCAAATGGAAACAGCTGAGCCTCTGCTGATATAGCAGGAGCATATTACTCAGTGCTGTTCCACTCCACTCGTCATTTCAGCAGTTTTCATCTGTAATCTTCCCTAAAccttttttcctctcatttgtCTTTAACAACTATTAAAACAGCTAATTTTTAGTGtgtaaaactgaagtttttgtgaatttatttataaaggttgcaagaattaaagcagacaCAACATTCATATCATCATAGATTTgatatttgatttgatattttcttccattttcatattaaatacacaaacaacaaaagtcACCACAGCAAACATGTTCTGTGACTTTCCCATGAGATAGCTGCAGATATTGTTGGGaccagttaaaaaaatgtcataCTGTTTCAGAAAAGTAGTCGTTATGTCAACAGATGAAAAGCACTGGAAGAACAAACCCAAGAATCAAAAGCATAATTTCGTAAACTCTTATAAACACTGCATCACACCACCTTCTAAACTGACAGCATGACTCAGTAAATCTGGATATAACTCTGCAGCAGACGTGTGACTTGAGGCTAATGCTTTTGTATTACCCAGGTACATCCGCCATTATGTACTGCAGCCCAGCAAACAATTATTTAAAGCCTTTACACTGCTGAATGCAAGGGTTCATCAGCTTATAGCAAAGGATTTTGTTAACTGGATTAACGCTAGATTTAAACTCTGCATTTAGGTTCAAGAAGTGAAAATAATCAGAGAGCCTGTCTGGGTGTGAGGTATAAAAGACTCACACACTGTCTTCCCACCACAGCGCACCGATATCTCTGCACTGAAAACCTCCAGTGGATTCACGCTACACTTCAGGTAAGGAGACGATGCTTAACATTTTAAAGATACTCTGATGCAAGAGTGACtttaacatttttcatcatttctgtGACCATCTGAGGAGATTTTTATGAGTGATCTTAAACACTGATAGGAAAAAACCAAGAGAAAATCAAGCAAATTAACCATTTTTTACTTGGGTTTTGCTCAGAATGGACTTCCAAGTCTTTACCATCTTGATGATTTTCCTGGCCTGCGTGGAGCAGAGCCTGGCGTCCTGCGTGGTGGACAGCTTCACAGTCAAACAAGACTTTGACCCCCAAAGAGTGAGTACAGAATagctttatttttacacaaaaccTTTTTAAGAAAATCATAGACAAATCCAGAATGGATACACCTTGAAAAATAGTGgtatgcattaattaattagttgtTTTGTTGAAACTATGTACAATAATACTGCCTTCTAGCTTCAAAACATTTGGTTCTCCTGAGTTATAAAGatacaaaaataacataaaaagaagGATCAACATTCTCTTTATAAGCCAAGGCATCATCAGCATCCAGTGATTTACTGTTTGGTTCCAAGTCTGAGCAATAAACTCTCACAATTCTAACTTTAGAAAGCAAAACAACTTTGCTGTTTAGTTTACATTCACATTCAGATCTGCTAATAAAATACCTGTTAAAATAATCACTGTGTTCATCTTTGATTTTCTCCCCGACAGTATGCAGGAAAATGGTATGCTCTGCAGAAAAAAGACCCTGAAGGCTTGTTCCTGCAGGACAACATATCTGCTGAATACACTGTTGGGGATGATGGTGCCATGGTGGCCTCTTCAAGAGGCAGAGTCACTCTCTTTGGGTgggtttatcttttttaaaactacaGGTTGTAGTGTGAACAGTAGATGCATCAAGAATTTTAAGGTTACCATTCCTGCTTGcacattttatagttttatcGCTATTTGACATGCAGGTTCTGGGTTGTCTGTGCGGACATGGCTGCTCAGTACTCAGTGCCTGACCCTGGCACCCCAGGCAAGATGTTCATGAACTATCAGGGACTGGCCAGCTACCTATCCAGTGGAGGTAAGCTAGACTAGCTTTGTACCCAGATAGTCTTTGCCATTCTCTGTTCAGCAAAGACAAACCTATCactgtcttcttttttccagGTGACAATTACTGGATCATTGACACAGACTACGACAACTACGCCATCACCTATGCCTGCCGCACCCAGAAGGAGGATGGAAGCTGCGAAGATGGCTACGCACTGGTGTTCTCTCGCAACCCCCGTGGCCTCCCCCCAGCCATCCAGAGAGTTGTCCGCCAGAAACAGGAGGAAATCTGCATGGCTGGACAGTTCCAGCCTGTACTGCAGTCTGGTGTGTTacaaacacgcacacatacTTGCATTTAAGTGATAAATTGGTGCTCTGAAGCAGAACaactcaaaacatttaaacttatCCATCActtgttgcttttctttctctctcaatAGGAGCTTGCTGAATTGTTTTCCAGGATGGAGATTGTTGAGCACCCCTTTGTTAAACTGGATCAATCATCACACCCAACATGAAGACGCAGCTCTTCACCGCAAACAAGTCCTGCTTACAATTTGCTTTGGATGTAGGAGAAATTTGTCTGATAAATCCAATCAAACACCCCATGTAAAATCATCACACACTGCCAAGAAAATTCACTGCCAAATCCCCTAAAAGATACTACCAGTTCAATGGATGTGACATGATCAACCGTATGGTACTCTGATGGGTAACATCTGTACTGCATCAGTTTGTATTGGTGACAATAAATTTTCTAAAGAAACTTGCTTTTGTCTTGTTAATTTCTCTGGTGCACAAACACCAAAACAACTTTTTGACAGTCTTGGTGGTGTTTGCTAATGATCAGATGCTTTTATGGCCTGTTCATACAGAGGTCTTCTTGGATAGGGGTAAAATAAAGTAACTGAGTCTTTTAAAACGCTTCATGTTAGTGTTAAATTGAGCATAATGTGTGCTTGAGATGTGATCAGTCAATGCTCAACTAAACACAATGTAACCTTCTTGTGTAACTTACAGTGTCGATTGAGCTGCAGACGCACTCACGTTAAACCCAacaatttctaaaaataacaagAATGCTTTGATTTTGCTTTATTAGTCCTCCGAATACCTCTCAGGTAGTGAGTATGGCCCATTCTTTCCCCAGTAATCCACAGCTTGAACTCTATATAAACCGCCAACCTCCTGATCCACTACAGAACACAGAATGAAACAGAGTGTCACAATCATGATctcaaaaaatagaaaatgcagTGTTACTTTTATCACTTTATAGTTATATCTTTAGGATTTCAGAGAAGAGTTTTACCTGGTGAAAAGACATAAGAAGTAAAAATGGTGTCCTGGGTATTTATTCTGGTGAATTCCTTGGTGTCTGTGGAGAATTCCACTTCAAACGTCTTAATGCATCTGCCaagtacaaagaaagaaagaaagaaagaaagaaagaaagaaagaaagaaagaaagaaagaaagaaagaaagaaagaaagaaagaaagaaagaaagaaagaaagaaagaaagaaagaaagaaagaaagaaagaaagaaagaaagaaagaaagaaagaaaagtcatCTTGCTCTTGCTGATGTCCCCTAACCTTTTACATGACCAAACAATACCTCCTTTATACaccatttatatttttcatcatgATACTGCAGAGTGAAAACCTGGAAAAGAAGCATGTAAAATAGGCATTTACCTTGAGTCAATGCACTTGTCAGACCAAACAATGAGGACTTGGCCTTTAGTGATCTTGATGAAGCGTAATCCATTGACCTAACCAAAGGTGAAATACAGTTTGACAAAGAACTGAAATCATTCAAGTTCAAGTAGCTCAACTGTTTAGATGACGACTGAAAGCATGCCATGTGTATTTACACGTTTTCCATGAGTTCAGTATGCATGTTCATACATTAGTGATGACGCAAATGTCATTTATTGGTTAAACAAAAATACCTGGTCCGGCACAGCCTTGGGCTGAGCACAAACATGGATTAGAAGAATGGAGGGTACAGATAATTTGGATTTTAGAGTCAGAGAGTTGCCTACAGGAACTTTCCAGGGTCCATCAGTGCGAGGGTCCTGAAACAATGACACAACATCAGTGGGTCAAAGTATGTCTCAGAACAGAGAAGACTGAGTAGATCAACTAAATCTACCTTCATTCTGTTTCATCTGCAGTACACgctatattatatatatatatatatatatatagcaaaaAGTAAATCCATTATCCATCATTTAGCGTTACCTCTACACTCCTAAGGCGTCTGAACTGCTGTGCCGTGGGGAAGTCGGGGCTGCCCATGCTTTGCCAAAGCTGGTATGGATTGGTCACATGATTGTCCATGTAGTATGTGACATACACAAGACCTGCAGGACCAACAACAGATATTAAGGTGGATTGAAATGAAGCATTCACTTTCTAAAATACATACCAAATGCAAATGAAAGCCAAGAGTTTTTGGTTTAACACACCCTTCTGCTCAGGAAATCCTGTTATTGTGacagtgacatcatcagtgGCATTGGATGTACGGTTGTCATCACTGTTGAAGACCAGCACTGCTGCCTGCCAGCTGTCCGAGCCGCCTGGCATCGCAGGCTTGTGGCTGCTGGCGAGAGTTCCCAGCGTGTTGTTGTGACTCCCTGAGTTCAGAACCTGAGCCAGGATCTGGGTCTCCCCTAAATTTAGAACCCATACAGGAGACGTACTTCAGTAATCACTCACATAAAGTAAACATATCTTTTCACAATCTTGGGGTTGTAGACACCTAGCAGAGCTAGTAGACCCATAACGGTGAGAACAGGCTTCCTGAGGAGTTGGACATGAGGTGGGTGGGTGTTGTTGACCTGAAAGCGGGCGGTGAGTGTACGCTGGGTGAAGGGATGTGGGTGGTAGCTGAGGAAGGCGTTGTCGTTGCTAAGCAGTGTGTAGTTGATGGTGCTGTTTGGGTTTGccagaagcagactctgatgcTGGTTTATTACCTGTTCAAGGAGCAGGACAGACTATTGTTTTATAAGTCCCTTGAGCTCTTTCTCCATTACCGCACTTTGATAATCATGATCTAATTTACATCAAATATGAGGtcaaatataaatacaatttattagTTTTCACGTTGCTCTTCTGTATTCTTTACTTCACCTTTACAACCATCGCAGCGTAGGTCACATCAGCCCTCCACTCCTGAGGCCTGGACCAGCCCACCAGAGGATCAGCCTCATCATTATAAACAGGGAGGCTGCGGAAACTGGGGTAAAGCTCTTGAATCTCTCCTACTGTCTGGATCTCCTGCTGGAGGATGGGCAAAGTGTAGCCTCCTCCCTGACAGATGGAAAGAGAAAGTCACCTTGCACCTGCTTGatattaaattaatgaatgcattttgacatattttgttttacacGACTCAGATGAGGTAAATTGTATTTCAGCAGCACCATTTCCCATGTGCATTGTGCTAAAACTGAACATAACTAGACTGTATAACAAACTGATATTCTACTGTAGGGGTCCAAGCAACTACAAGACAGGGACAAATCTAAACCCCTAAAAGAAcattgtttagtttatttatttcttacaaTTCTGAGAAACCCACCTTCTTGTGCAGGGCGATGTAGTCAATTTTGACCCCCGTCTCCCCAGTGAAGAAGTTAGTGCCATTGTAGCAGTGCTGCAGCATGGCCCAGCAATATGGGGAGTGTGGCAGGGTATGACAAGAGTCTCCTGGACCTCCAAACTTCAGGAGCCTACTGGCAGCTCTCAATCCCTCCGAACAGGCATCATAATAGTTAAgaaaccctttaaaaaaaaaaaaaaaaaagctcaaaaaaAGGTATGTTGACCTGCTTTGGTGTTTCCAGATCAGAAGTGGCATCTAATAAATTTAACAGACCCATCTTGAATGTGCATATGTGATGTTTATATGATAAAATACTTAATACATCaatttcacataaaaataaCACTCCACTGGGAAGCTTTCATCCTGACGAATAGCTAACATTTACACAGAAAGGTTGTGgacagatgtttttctttttttttttttttaccttgaatTGACATGGTGACATTATCAAAGTCATGGTTGTTGGGTTCGTTCCATGTTTCAAAGTTCCACTGAGCAACACTTCCCAACCCATATTTATCTGAAATTTTCAATGAGCAATGAAGtagtaaacaaaacaagatatatTAATGTTTCTTGTGACATAATATTCTCTAACTGGTCCTTTCAACTAATTTATCTGTGTAATTGCTGAAATAACACATAGGAATATATGTTGTGGTATAAATACAAAGAAGCTAATAACTTAATGGCAGCTGGTGCCCACTCACCAATGTATCTCTTGGCTATGATATAAACCAGATTTCTCCACTCGACCACTTGTGATTTGTCCTCAAAGTCAGTGAAGTAGTTTGAGATGCTACCCATTAGTTCAAAACCTACAAAGTGCAACAGAATCTAAAATCATATTTGATCCACTGCACTTTTCATGcaatttcaagtttttacacagtttaaataaagtttggctGTTCAGTCTAAACTAATCAAAATGTCTTGGACAATCAAATACTCTAAGAGCTATGTATGGAGAGATGAAAAGACAGTACATCACCTGGTTGAAGTCCATTGAGCCACAAGACCTCTATGAGCTGATCCAGTTTAGTGAAGTTGTACTGGGGTCTTGTGCCAATATCTCTACAAGAAGAATatctctgctgtttttcagtAAAGTAGTCACAAAACCAGAAATTGATAATAATACAGTGCCTTCTTtcatatttctacattttgacAAACATAAACCCAATTTTATGTTTCAACATTTTCTGCTGGTTGACTTACTGTGCGGTGACCAGCTCTAACATCCAGTGTATCCTGACCTGCTGGATCCCTCCATGAGGGACAGAGCCCACATAGGCCAGATTCAGCTGCTGGTCGATGCTCAGGTCAAACTGGTGGGCCTTAGTGTGAGGGAGTGGGgggctgaacacacacacacgcacaccccaaaaactttaattttcaaataTCACGTGAAGCCTAGAAAGACTTCCCAGTCACGTGAAACAACGTTTAACTAAAGATACAGGTTGCTTaagaaatactgaaaaaaagtcATGATATATCTTGGCTTGGTTGAAAAAAATGCTGACTGCTgtgaaatttaatattttcacaCTTGCAGTCATCTGCTAAATCCAGTATGAAAATCAGCTTCATGTTATCCTGACATTTTATTCAAATCGTTTTCCGTCTATCACTgcgtattattttttttttgtagtactTGAATAGTTTTAAATAAACCTACCAGAAACCCGTGCTTCTCCAGAAGTGTTTAAGATCTGTCTCTGGTCTCCCCACATCAACTGTAATAACATAGGAAGAGCCTGTCGTTTTGGgcaagcaaaacagaaaagcaaGAGCAGAAAATCCTTTCCACACCATGTCTGCGACTTGAGTGTCAACTTTGCTATGACGCGTTAGCTTAAATGGCTATTCTTAAAacgataaaaaaacaaaaacaaaaacaaaaacaaaacaaaacaaagaaaacaaacaaaaaaacttcaaGGGGTCAGTATAATACTAGACGTGTTTTACACAGCGTCGGTATACAAATTAAACTAGCACAAATAACTAACATTTAAACATTCCCCCATCTAACAGACGCAGCCTCCAGTTGCAGTCTGAGCACGATGACGTATATTATACGCGACGCTCCCTGAAGTCTAATgcaagatttttgtttttgtaaagtaTAACTAAATTGCTAAACAGCCAgctgcatatatatataaacatatcaGTTGTAGTATATCTTAAGAACCAAATTCATAGAACTTTCTCTTTTCTGCacccttttctgttttttgtaaattaccAAAACATCACCCATTTGGCTTGATCTAgtataacattattttaaatcttgCTAAAATATTATCAAATACTGTGCCTGTATGGCAAGAATAAAAGATTTCTGACAAAACAAAGAGACGTTAATGggacatttattaaaaaaaaaatcaagaaggcatgaaagaaaaatcagatgtcatttacattttaaattgaagatactgttaaacagcaacagttataCACAACAATTTACACAACCTGTACAAATATTTTTCCCTTGCAAATTTTCAATTTGAAttcaaaataacttaaataggtttttatgtaaaagtgCAAATCCATATGCATGAATGTCTGCAAGACCAAGGTGACAGAAAAGGTGCCTTGATGAGCTCATTGAATCAGTTATTCACTTGTAAGGCATCACAAGCACATTTCAACATCTACCCACTCTACTGTAAGGAGCACAGTCgtatgtaatgcttttaatatacAATAGTTTCATCATGTGAAATTATGATGCCTTACATTGCTCCCTTAAGAACATATCTTCTCATGCAAATCAATATTGTAACATTGTTAAACTGGTCTATAATTTTGTGATTTATACAAAAACCCATCCTTTCAGTCTGCAGCCCAAATAAAACCACTAAGAAATGTAACAGTTCACTGTATGTAGAGTTCATGTGATAAAAGTTAGCAGAATAAGTTTTACAGCACAGTAACCACATACTGTTATCTGTCTGGTAGTGTTATGgttaagccaaaaaaaaaaaacaaaaaaaaacaaaaaaaaaaaatcacagtcaCCACAGACCAGTCTATAGAGGATAAAACTCAGTCTATAAAGGTTGTAGTAGTTCACAGGTTTCAGGTTGTCATGGTAAGACTGGGTGTGGGCATCTGGAGGTTGGTAATGAGGGAGAAGGTGTTTGTGACTCTCCACAGTGGCAAGGCATGAGGCAACAAAGAGTGGCAAACTATTAATGCTGATACTTCAAAGGCTCAACAAGCATCCTCCTGATTGGTAaaaggagggggtggggggtgaaGGGTAACAATACTCAAAGTACTAACCCACGCACGCTATTGGGCTTTACATGCTTCTGTACTAACATGCAGCCGATGCAAAAAACTAAATATCACCATGAAGAGAGTATTGTACAGCATATCTGCTCATGAAGCACTGGTCACCATGGGCTCTACTTGGCAGGAGACCGGAAATGTGTTTGGTAATGAAAAATGTGTTCAGACATTTGCAATACAAAGGAGAAAATAACAAGCATCAAGTCCTCATGTGAGTGTGCACAGAGTGAAGTAACTACGACTTCTGCTCCGCTGCTGCAGCTGACTGGGCTGCACTCTCTGGTTTAAGGATCTGATAGGTGATGAGGTACTCTGGGTAGGCCTAAGAGAAAACAGCAAGACATGAGGTAGTATTACACAGCAGTATCATAGCTTAAACAGGATTTAGGGAAGGAAACTGCCCTGATGTCTCAGTTTACCTGCTCTCCTCTGTAGATGACATACTCAGCATAGGCTAAACCATTGACGCTGGGCCGACCGATTACTGAATGATGTCCTGGAGGGGCATGAGCCATCTTCATGGCACTGAACTGCAAGAAGGACTTCCCTAAAGTCACTCGGCAGAACAACATTTGCCTGCACGATCAGAGGAGAGGAAGTCAGACTGAAGTGTCCGCACTGCATGTAAAGCTCTTGCAATCAGAAATGTATGCAAACAAACTATTCGCGAGCAATTTGGTTTATGTAAAGTCTAAGTTACCTGTGACACAAGTAGCAAGACCTGTCTTTGTGCGTTGGACATCCCGTGCCTCCACCGATGCCATAAACGTATTGATTGCTCTTTGAGGAGTTCTCTGCAAAGTAGATCCCCGCTCCAAACATTCCTCCTATGTAGGCATGACGCTCATCAAAGCCTTTGTGGATGATGGCATTAATAAAAGGAGAACCTGAGGAAAATTGCAACAGCAGGAGAAGGTTTTACActaaatcaaaacacaaaaaactacaCTATTACAAAGAGATGCCAGATCTAGCAAAGAGATGGTGTGACTGTGGATGGTTACCGTGAAACAACATCCGCTCGTTGTGATGGTTGTGGTTCTCATCTGCAATCTCCTTCTGCCGATGGGTGTAACGTTCcctcagctttttatttaccaCCTTCTGGATCTGTGTGGCACATTGTGACAAGAGGCAGGATACAGGGAGTAATGATTgcttagaaaaacaaacttttatacGTCAAGCTCAAAAGCTGtacttattttcattcataTCTATTACAAGAAACAATAAAGGTATTTTACCTTAATGATGTTGTATCTGCTGAAGACGCCACCAGCGTTGCCTCCATCTCTGTGCTCCCTGATGGTGCTCTGCATCTGAATGACACAACAAAGAGAACATTATGAGACAAATGATAACACAACTGGTTGTTAAAGCTAATGCTGCTTTATCACGTTTGTAAAGCAGCTTATACAAAGCTACACTTGTAGCAATTTtgcaattattttaaattattttgtctaAATTTCTGTCTTTGCTCTATGTAAATCACTGAACACAGACATCGTTCTTTCAACATGTTTATAGGTGATTTAGATAATCAATACCTCCTCTTCTACAGACTGATACTCTTTGTCATCAGTAGCGAGGTCTATCAGGATGGTGCCCTGGTTGGCACAGTGGAACGTCAGGTATGGGTTGGCACCTGAAAATTAAGGTAAATAATTTAGAAAAGCCCATATATTTAGGTTTATAAGATATCTGATTTATGTAGAACAAAGCCAAGCACTCAGAGCCAGGATACTTCACCTTGCTGGCCACCCAGCAGCCTCTCAACACCCTTGATAAGTTTGTGTCGGTGGCCATATGCATTAATCCCGATCTCCTTCAGTTCCTCGTGGCCCATGTCGGCCAGCACGTccagtgtgatctggaaaaaataaccacaaaaagcGGAGAAATGAACACCACCGTAAACAATCAGCCATGAGT containing:
- the LOC121648921 gene encoding purpurin-like: MERTDISALKTSSGFTLHFRMDFQVFTILMIFLACVEQSLASCVVDSFTVKQDFDPQRYAGKWYALQKKDPEGLFLQDNISAEYTVGDDGAMVASSRGRVTLFGFWVVCADMAAQYSVPDPGTPGKMFMNYQGLASYLSSGGDNYWIIDTDYDNYAITYACRTQKEDGSCEDGYALVFSRNPRGLPPAIQRVVRQKQEEICMAGQFQPVLQSGAC
- the idua gene encoding alpha-L-iduronidase isoform X3, yielding MGSISNYFTDFEDKSQVVEWRNLVYIIAKRYIDKYGLGSVAQWNFETWNEPNNHDFDNVTMSIQGFLNYYDACSEGLRAASRLLKFGGPGDSCHTLPHSPYCWAMLQHCYNGTNFFTGETGVKIDYIALHKKGGGYTLPILQQEIQTVGEIQELYPSFRSLPVYNDEADPLVGWSRPQEWRADVTYAAMVVKVINQHQSLLLANPNSTINYTLLSNDNAFLSYHPHPFTQRTLTARFQVNNTHPPHVQLLRKPVLTVMGLLALLGETQILAQVLNSGSHNNTLGTLASSHKPAMPGGSDSWQAAVLVFNSDDNRTSNATDDVTVTITGFPEQKGLVYVTYYMDNHVTNPYQLWQSMGSPDFPTAQQFRRLRSVEDPRTDGPWKVPVGNSLTLKSKLSVPSILLIHVCAQPKAVPDQVNGLRFIKITKGQVLIVWSDKCIDSRCIKTFEVEFSTDTKEFTRINTQDTIFTSYVFSPVDQEVGGLYRVQAVDYWGKNGPYSLPERYSED
- the idua gene encoding alpha-L-iduronidase isoform X2, with translation MVWKGFSALAFLFCLPKTTGSSYVITVDVGRPETDLKHFWRSTGFCPPLPHTKAHQFDLSIDQQLNLAYVGSVPHGGIQQVRIHWMLELVTAQDIGTRPQYNFTKLDQLIEVLWLNGLQPGFELMGSISNYFTDFEDKSQVVEWRNLVYIIAKRYIDKYGLGSVAQWNFETWNEPNNHDFDNVTMSIQGFLNYYDACSEGLRAASRLLKFGGPGDSCHTLPHSPYCWAMLQHCYNGTNFFTGETGVKIDYIALHKKGGGYTLPILQQEIQTVGEIQELYPSFRSLPVYNDEADPLVGWSRPQEWRADVTYAAMVVKVINQHQSLLLANPNSTINYTLLSNDNAFLSYHPHPFTQRTLTARFQVNNTHPPHVQLLRKPVLTVMGLLALLGETQILAQVLNSGSHNNTLGTLASSHKPAMPGGSDSWQAAVLVFNSDDNRTSNATDDVTVTITGFPEQKGLVYVTYYMDNHVTNPYQLWQSMGSPDFPTAQQFRRLRSVEDPRTDGPWKVPVGNSLTLKSKLSVPSILLIHVCAQPKAVPDQVNGLRFIKITKGQVLIVWSDKCIDSRCIKTFEVEFSTDTKEFTRINTQDTIFTSYVFSPVDQEVGGLYRVQAVDYWGKNGPYSLPERYSED
- the idua gene encoding alpha-L-iduronidase isoform X1, with product MVWKGFSALAFLFCLPKTTGSSYVITVDVGRPETDLKHFWRSTGFCPPLPHTKAHQFDLSIDQQLNLAYVGSVPHGGIQQVRIHWMLELVTAQYSSCRDIGTRPQYNFTKLDQLIEVLWLNGLQPGFELMGSISNYFTDFEDKSQVVEWRNLVYIIAKRYIDKYGLGSVAQWNFETWNEPNNHDFDNVTMSIQGFLNYYDACSEGLRAASRLLKFGGPGDSCHTLPHSPYCWAMLQHCYNGTNFFTGETGVKIDYIALHKKGGGYTLPILQQEIQTVGEIQELYPSFRSLPVYNDEADPLVGWSRPQEWRADVTYAAMVVKVINQHQSLLLANPNSTINYTLLSNDNAFLSYHPHPFTQRTLTARFQVNNTHPPHVQLLRKPVLTVMGLLALLGETQILAQVLNSGSHNNTLGTLASSHKPAMPGGSDSWQAAVLVFNSDDNRTSNATDDVTVTITGFPEQKGLVYVTYYMDNHVTNPYQLWQSMGSPDFPTAQQFRRLRSVEDPRTDGPWKVPVGNSLTLKSKLSVPSILLIHVCAQPKAVPDQVNGLRFIKITKGQVLIVWSDKCIDSRCIKTFEVEFSTDTKEFTRINTQDTIFTSYVFSPVDQEVGGLYRVQAVDYWGKNGPYSLPERYSED